A single genomic interval of Ischnura elegans chromosome 3, ioIscEleg1.1, whole genome shotgun sequence harbors:
- the LOC124155752 gene encoding uncharacterized protein LOC124155752 isoform X2 produces MPYRNRGKKSRKKRKQKKLRFTRIKDQQNGPSNVEVEQRTEKSVCVTDVHNDKETRVNVADVQVVSKTDVNPSVDFRDIPEERRDQNMLENQKLSSYQGIVVPDTCSENDCDNPSSSSISAAAKEEVASSDTLEDDESLTKSSVCPLSVHDNYPNCCVSSDLKGEKSFNIIDDTSLVERHSECNMHLDNLLKPSCLVQEIDLEYSMEKCERKPNIYTKEHILSPSKTVHFQIDDIKYNDKDSSKVIIDLQNRELDNSESSFHVQKSSDEDDVNFVQKVSLSSLNCDDVDSGGKDPDCLKDGVVASTSNDSNVQWVFLNSENMNWPFFISMSFFLALLKWLADQSLISLRRVRSLLGLKTVETEAKHCPCCLHHGESQVIQRLEVVERELKELKEGLSSATVGTLHNQCEKAQSTAPNIVPPPPPPPPPPPPPPMPIFSQSTPVVLSKVKKDKQKNDMSTARPSITVDDLRKVQLRKTPASSRIDRNMSTPNGPVVSLEMLQSVKLRSCVQRRKSWDRKRAGKDDSLRLKSPSNSPRENPFTWVLRKKDSATRLRGKSAISTSLGNQFKEALITDL; encoded by the exons ATGCCGTAcagaaatcgtggaaaaaaatcacggaaaaaaagaaaacagaaaaaattgcGATTCACGAGAATCAAAGATCAGCAAAATGGTCCAAGTAATGTTGAAGTGGAGCAGAGAACGGAGAAATCAGTGTGTGTTACAGATGTGCACAATGATAAGGAAACAAGGGTCAATGTTGCTGATGTACAAGTTGTTAGCAAAACAGATGTTAACCCATCTGTGGACTTCAGAGATATACCAGAGGAAAGAAGAGATCAAAACATGTTAGAGAATCAAAAATTATCCAGCTATCAAGGAATAGTGGTGCCTGATACATGTAGTGAAAATGACTGTGATAACCCATCCAGCAGCTCAATATCTGCTGCTGCCAAAGAAGAGGTGGCTTCCAGTGATACTCTTGAAGATGATGAATCTTTGACGAAAAGTAGTGTATGTCCTTTGAGTGTTCATGATAATTACCCTAACTGTTGTGTATCCTCTGATCTTAAAGGTGAAAAATCCTTCAACATTATTGATGACACCTCCTTGGTAGAGCGACATAGTGAGTGTAATATGCACCTTGATAACTTGTTGAAACCATCATGTCTGGTTCAAGAAATTGATCTTGAATATTCCATGGAAAAGTGTGAAAGGAAACCCAACATATACACTAAAGAACATATTTTGTCTCCAAGCAAGACTGTTCATTTTCAGATAGATGACATTAAGTACAATGACAAAGACTCAAGCAAAGTTATTATAGATTTGCAAAATCGAGAGCTGGACAATTCAGAGTCTTCTTTTCATGTTCAAAAATCCTCGGATGAAGATGACGTTAATTTTGTGCAGAAGGTGTCTCTTAGTAGCTTGAATTGTGATGATGTTGACTCAGGGGGGAAAGATCCAGATTGTTTAAAGGATGGTGTAGTGGCCAGTACCAGCAATGATTCAAATGTCCAATGGGTCTTCCTCAATTCGGAGAATATGAAttggcctttttttatttcaatgtcattCTTCTTGGCTTTACTAAAGTGGCTAGCTGATCAG agtttgatttctctgaggcgaGTCCGCTCACTCCTGGGTTTGAAGACAGTGGAAACTGAAGCTAAGCACTGTCCTTGCTGTCTGCATCATGGAGAATCCCAGGTAATACAGAGGTTAGAGGTGGTGGAAAGAGAGCTGAAAGAACTTAAGGAGGGCTTGTCATCAGCAACTGTGGGAACCCTTCACAATCAATGTGAGAAAGCTCAAAGCACAGCGCCCAACATTGttccacctcctcctccgcctcccccaccaccaccaccaccaccgatGCCTATTTTCAGCCAGAGTACACCAGTTGTTTTGTCAAAAGTGAAGAAAGATAAACAGAAGAATGATATGTCAACCGCCAGACCATCCATTACTGTGGACGATTTGAGAAAAGTTCAGCTGCGGAAAACACCTGCGTCTTCA AGGATCGACAGAAATATGTCAACCCCCAATGGACCAGTTGTTTCTTTAGAAATGTTGCAGTCTGTAAAATTGAGGTCTTGTGTGCAGAGGCGTAAGAGCTGGGATAGAAAGAGAGCTGGGAAGGATGATAGTTTGCGTTTAAAGTCCCCTTCAAATTCACCCAG GGAAAATCCATTCACTTGGGTCTTGCGCAAAAAGGATTCTGCCACCAGACTGCGAGGAAAAAGTGCCATATCTACCAGTCTGGGAAACCAGTTCAAAGAAGCTCTTATAACAGATTTGTAA
- the LOC124155752 gene encoding uncharacterized protein LOC124155752 isoform X1 produces MINLVTISGTIRLPGQYYKMAYLNMPYRNRGKKSRKKRKQKKLRFTRIKDQQNGPSNVEVEQRTEKSVCVTDVHNDKETRVNVADVQVVSKTDVNPSVDFRDIPEERRDQNMLENQKLSSYQGIVVPDTCSENDCDNPSSSSISAAAKEEVASSDTLEDDESLTKSSVCPLSVHDNYPNCCVSSDLKGEKSFNIIDDTSLVERHSECNMHLDNLLKPSCLVQEIDLEYSMEKCERKPNIYTKEHILSPSKTVHFQIDDIKYNDKDSSKVIIDLQNRELDNSESSFHVQKSSDEDDVNFVQKVSLSSLNCDDVDSGGKDPDCLKDGVVASTSNDSNVQWVFLNSENMNWPFFISMSFFLALLKWLADQSLISLRRVRSLLGLKTVETEAKHCPCCLHHGESQVIQRLEVVERELKELKEGLSSATVGTLHNQCEKAQSTAPNIVPPPPPPPPPPPPPPMPIFSQSTPVVLSKVKKDKQKNDMSTARPSITVDDLRKVQLRKTPASSRIDRNMSTPNGPVVSLEMLQSVKLRSCVQRRKSWDRKRAGKDDSLRLKSPSNSPRENPFTWVLRKKDSATRLRGKSAISTSLGNQFKEALITDL; encoded by the exons GGCTTACCTCAATATGCCGTAcagaaatcgtggaaaaaaatcacggaaaaaaagaaaacagaaaaaattgcGATTCACGAGAATCAAAGATCAGCAAAATGGTCCAAGTAATGTTGAAGTGGAGCAGAGAACGGAGAAATCAGTGTGTGTTACAGATGTGCACAATGATAAGGAAACAAGGGTCAATGTTGCTGATGTACAAGTTGTTAGCAAAACAGATGTTAACCCATCTGTGGACTTCAGAGATATACCAGAGGAAAGAAGAGATCAAAACATGTTAGAGAATCAAAAATTATCCAGCTATCAAGGAATAGTGGTGCCTGATACATGTAGTGAAAATGACTGTGATAACCCATCCAGCAGCTCAATATCTGCTGCTGCCAAAGAAGAGGTGGCTTCCAGTGATACTCTTGAAGATGATGAATCTTTGACGAAAAGTAGTGTATGTCCTTTGAGTGTTCATGATAATTACCCTAACTGTTGTGTATCCTCTGATCTTAAAGGTGAAAAATCCTTCAACATTATTGATGACACCTCCTTGGTAGAGCGACATAGTGAGTGTAATATGCACCTTGATAACTTGTTGAAACCATCATGTCTGGTTCAAGAAATTGATCTTGAATATTCCATGGAAAAGTGTGAAAGGAAACCCAACATATACACTAAAGAACATATTTTGTCTCCAAGCAAGACTGTTCATTTTCAGATAGATGACATTAAGTACAATGACAAAGACTCAAGCAAAGTTATTATAGATTTGCAAAATCGAGAGCTGGACAATTCAGAGTCTTCTTTTCATGTTCAAAAATCCTCGGATGAAGATGACGTTAATTTTGTGCAGAAGGTGTCTCTTAGTAGCTTGAATTGTGATGATGTTGACTCAGGGGGGAAAGATCCAGATTGTTTAAAGGATGGTGTAGTGGCCAGTACCAGCAATGATTCAAATGTCCAATGGGTCTTCCTCAATTCGGAGAATATGAAttggcctttttttatttcaatgtcattCTTCTTGGCTTTACTAAAGTGGCTAGCTGATCAG agtttgatttctctgaggcgaGTCCGCTCACTCCTGGGTTTGAAGACAGTGGAAACTGAAGCTAAGCACTGTCCTTGCTGTCTGCATCATGGAGAATCCCAGGTAATACAGAGGTTAGAGGTGGTGGAAAGAGAGCTGAAAGAACTTAAGGAGGGCTTGTCATCAGCAACTGTGGGAACCCTTCACAATCAATGTGAGAAAGCTCAAAGCACAGCGCCCAACATTGttccacctcctcctccgcctcccccaccaccaccaccaccaccgatGCCTATTTTCAGCCAGAGTACACCAGTTGTTTTGTCAAAAGTGAAGAAAGATAAACAGAAGAATGATATGTCAACCGCCAGACCATCCATTACTGTGGACGATTTGAGAAAAGTTCAGCTGCGGAAAACACCTGCGTCTTCA AGGATCGACAGAAATATGTCAACCCCCAATGGACCAGTTGTTTCTTTAGAAATGTTGCAGTCTGTAAAATTGAGGTCTTGTGTGCAGAGGCGTAAGAGCTGGGATAGAAAGAGAGCTGGGAAGGATGATAGTTTGCGTTTAAAGTCCCCTTCAAATTCACCCAG GGAAAATCCATTCACTTGGGTCTTGCGCAAAAAGGATTCTGCCACCAGACTGCGAGGAAAAAGTGCCATATCTACCAGTCTGGGAAACCAGTTCAAAGAAGCTCTTATAACAGATTTGTAA